From one Azospirillum ramasamyi genomic stretch:
- the hemE gene encoding uroporphyrinogen decarboxylase, producing MLAALAGEVRTRPPFWLMRQAGRYLPEYRELRAKAGSFLDLCYNPDFAVEVTLQPLRRYGMDAAILFSDILVVPHALGQPLAYLEGEGPKLDPVRNVEDLKRLSRDRFHETLAPVYETVRRLSTAIPRDTTLIGFAGAPWTIACYMVEGAGSKEYAHVKRWAYGDPAGFAQLIDLIVEVTADYLCRQIEAGAETVQLFDSWAGVLPVGEFRRWVIEPTRRIVALVKAKHPNTPIIGFPRGAGHAYEDYVADAGVDAVGLDTTVSPVWAARNLQTRLPVQGNLDPIMLATGGKAMETATRCILEALADRPFVFNLGHGVIQSTPPDHVAALTRILRDWPERG from the coding sequence ATGCTCGCCGCCCTGGCGGGTGAGGTGCGGACCCGTCCGCCCTTCTGGCTGATGCGTCAGGCCGGGCGCTATCTGCCGGAGTACCGGGAACTGCGGGCCAAGGCGGGCAGCTTCCTCGACCTCTGCTACAATCCCGACTTCGCGGTCGAGGTGACCTTGCAGCCGCTGCGCCGCTACGGCATGGACGCGGCGATTCTGTTCTCCGACATCCTGGTGGTGCCTCATGCCCTGGGCCAGCCGCTGGCCTATCTGGAAGGGGAGGGGCCGAAGCTGGATCCGGTCCGCAATGTCGAGGACCTGAAGCGCCTGTCGCGCGACCGCTTCCACGAGACGCTGGCGCCGGTCTACGAGACGGTGCGCCGGCTCTCCACCGCGATCCCCCGGGATACGACGCTGATCGGCTTTGCGGGGGCTCCCTGGACCATCGCCTGCTACATGGTGGAAGGGGCGGGCTCCAAGGAGTATGCGCACGTCAAGCGCTGGGCCTACGGCGACCCGGCGGGATTCGCCCAACTGATCGACCTGATCGTCGAGGTCACCGCCGACTATCTCTGCCGCCAGATCGAGGCGGGGGCGGAAACGGTGCAGCTGTTCGACAGCTGGGCCGGCGTCCTGCCGGTGGGCGAGTTCCGCCGCTGGGTGATCGAGCCGACGCGGCGGATCGTCGCACTGGTGAAGGCCAAGCACCCGAACACGCCGATCATCGGCTTCCCGCGCGGGGCCGGCCACGCCTATGAGGATTATGTCGCCGACGCCGGCGTCGATGCCGTCGGGCTCGACACCACCGTCTCGCCGGTGTGGGCGGCGCGCAATCTGCAGACCCGGCTGCCGGTGCAGGGAAACCTCGACCCGATCATGCTCGCCACCGGCGGCAAGGCGATGGAGACGGCGACCCGCTGCATCCTGGAGGCGTTGGCCGACCGGCCCTTCGTGTTCAACCTGGGCCATGGCGTGATCCAGTCCACCCCGCCCGACCATGTGGCGGCGCTGACCCGGATCCTGCGCGACTGGCCGGAGCGCGGCTGA
- the hemH gene encoding ferrochelatase yields MSQQPSQTSAPHTVPGGRPRRVAVVLFNLGGPDAPEAIRPFLFNLFSDPAIIRLPNPFRFMVASLISGRRAKPAAEIYAQLGGKSPLLENTEAQAAALEAALGPKPVADPGPELEPELGADPGLDPAADGAETKVFIAMRYWHPMSAETAARVKEYDPDLVVLLPLYPQFSTTTTASSTKVWHEAAKTVGLTAPTKLLCCYPTEAGFIDASADLIRPLYEAAKAHGTPRVLFSAHGLPKKVVTSGDPYQWQCERTAESIAAALGIEHLDWVNCYQSRVGPMEWIGPSTDAEIRRAGQDGVPILVVPMAFVSEHSETLVEIEIEYRHLAKEVGVPHFTRVPTVGVHPGFIDGLARLVRQTVAGKAAVCAQNGGRICPSNFPGCPQARR; encoded by the coding sequence ATGAGCCAGCAACCTTCCCAGACTTCCGCCCCGCACACCGTTCCCGGCGGCCGGCCGCGCCGCGTGGCCGTCGTGCTGTTCAACCTCGGCGGTCCCGATGCGCCGGAGGCTATACGGCCCTTCCTGTTCAACCTGTTCTCGGATCCGGCCATCATCCGGCTGCCGAACCCGTTCCGCTTCATGGTCGCCAGCCTGATCAGCGGACGGCGGGCGAAGCCGGCGGCGGAAATCTATGCCCAGCTCGGCGGCAAGTCGCCGCTGCTGGAGAACACGGAGGCCCAGGCCGCGGCGCTGGAGGCGGCGCTCGGGCCGAAGCCAGTGGCGGATCCGGGGCCGGAACTGGAGCCGGAGCTGGGGGCAGATCCGGGGCTGGATCCGGCCGCGGATGGGGCGGAGACCAAGGTCTTCATCGCCATGCGCTACTGGCATCCGATGAGTGCCGAGACGGCGGCCCGGGTGAAGGAGTACGACCCGGATCTGGTCGTTCTGCTGCCGCTCTATCCGCAATTCTCCACCACCACCACGGCCTCCAGCACCAAGGTCTGGCATGAGGCGGCGAAGACCGTCGGGCTGACCGCGCCGACCAAGCTGCTGTGCTGCTACCCGACCGAGGCCGGCTTCATCGACGCCTCGGCGGACCTGATCCGCCCGCTGTACGAGGCCGCCAAGGCCCACGGCACGCCGCGCGTCCTGTTCTCCGCCCACGGCCTGCCGAAGAAGGTGGTGACCTCCGGCGACCCCTATCAGTGGCAGTGCGAGCGTACGGCCGAATCCATCGCCGCGGCGCTGGGCATCGAACATCTGGACTGGGTGAACTGCTACCAGAGCCGCGTCGGTCCGATGGAATGGATCGGCCCCAGCACCGACGCCGAGATCCGCCGCGCCGGGCAGGACGGCGTGCCGATCCTGGTGGTGCCGATGGCCTTCGTGTCGGAGCATTCCGAGACGCTGGTGGAGATCGAGATCGAATACCGCCATCTCGCCAAGGAAGTCGGGGTTCCGCATTTCACCCGCGTGCCGACCGTGGGGGTGCATCCCGGCTTCATCGACGGGCTGGCCCGGCTGGTGCGGCAGACGGTGGCAGGCAAGGCGGCCGTCTGCGCCCAGAACGGCGGCCGGATCTGCCCGTCCAACTTCCCCGGCTGCCCGCAGGCGCGGCGCTGA
- the hemJ gene encoding protoporphyrinogen oxidase HemJ: MMYEWVKALHVISIIAWMAGLLYLPRLFVYHCEAPAGSDTSERFKVMERRLLRAIMNPAMIASYVFGIAMLVMIPEWMKQGWMHAKLLLVLLLTVSHMMMARWRREFAEDRNMRPQGFYRIVNEVPTVLMIGIVIFVIVKPF; the protein is encoded by the coding sequence GTGATGTACGAATGGGTCAAGGCGCTGCACGTCATCAGCATCATCGCCTGGATGGCGGGGCTGCTCTACCTGCCGCGTCTGTTCGTCTACCATTGCGAGGCGCCGGCCGGATCCGACACGTCGGAACGCTTCAAGGTGATGGAACGCCGCCTGCTGCGCGCCATCATGAACCCGGCGATGATCGCGTCGTACGTGTTCGGCATCGCCATGCTCGTGATGATTCCGGAATGGATGAAGCAGGGCTGGATGCACGCCAAACTGCTGCTGGTGCTGCTGCTGACCGTCAGCCACATGATGATGGCCCGCTGGCGCCGGGAATTCGCCGAGGACCGCAACATGCGTCCCCAGGGCTTCTACCGCATCGTCAACGAGGTGCCGACGGTCCTGATGATCGGCATCGTCATCTTCGTGATCGTGAAGCCCTTCTGA
- the rho gene encoding transcription termination factor Rho, which translates to MHLQELKCKSPAELLAFAEELQIENASTLRKQDMMFAILKQLAENDIPIYGDGVLEVLQDGFGFLRSPEANYLPGPDDIYVSPSQVRRFGLRTGDTVEGQIRSPKDGERYFALLKVNTINFDAPDKVRHRINFDNLTPLYPEERIRMEVEDPTKKNLTGRIVDLVAPLGKGQRGLIVAPPRTGKTVMLQNIAHSVATNHPEAYLIVLLIDERPEEVTDMARSVRGEVISSTFDEPATRHVQVAEMVIEKAKRLVEHKRDVVILLDSITRLARAYNTVVPSSGKVLTGGVDANALQRPKRFFGAARNVEEGGSLTIIATALIDTGSRMDEVIFEEFKGTGNSEIVLDRKLSDKRTFPAIDISKSGTRKEELLVDKGTMSKMWILRRILMPMGVTDAVDFLVDKLKHTKSNNEFFESMNQ; encoded by the coding sequence ATGCATCTCCAAGAGCTGAAGTGCAAAAGCCCCGCCGAACTGCTGGCGTTCGCGGAGGAGCTGCAGATCGAGAACGCGAGCACGCTGCGCAAGCAGGACATGATGTTCGCGATCCTGAAGCAGCTGGCCGAGAACGACATTCCGATCTACGGCGACGGCGTTTTGGAGGTGCTGCAGGACGGGTTCGGCTTCCTGCGCTCGCCGGAAGCCAATTATCTGCCGGGTCCCGACGACATTTACGTCAGTCCCAGCCAGGTGCGCCGCTTCGGCCTGCGCACCGGCGACACGGTGGAGGGGCAGATCCGCTCGCCCAAGGACGGTGAGCGCTACTTCGCCCTGCTGAAGGTCAACACCATCAATTTCGACGCGCCCGACAAGGTCCGTCACCGCATCAATTTCGACAACCTGACGCCGCTCTATCCGGAGGAACGCATCCGGATGGAGGTCGAAGACCCCACCAAGAAGAACCTCACCGGCCGCATCGTCGACCTGGTGGCGCCGCTCGGCAAGGGGCAGCGCGGGTTGATCGTGGCGCCGCCGCGCACCGGCAAGACGGTGATGCTGCAGAACATCGCCCACTCGGTCGCCACCAACCACCCCGAAGCCTATCTGATCGTCCTCCTGATCGACGAGCGTCCGGAAGAAGTGACGGACATGGCCCGCTCGGTCCGCGGCGAGGTCATCAGCTCCACCTTCGACGAACCGGCCACCCGCCACGTCCAGGTCGCCGAAATGGTGATCGAGAAGGCCAAGCGGCTGGTCGAGCACAAGCGCGACGTGGTCATCCTGCTGGACAGCATCACCCGTCTGGCCCGCGCCTACAACACGGTGGTGCCGAGCTCCGGCAAGGTGCTGACCGGCGGTGTCGACGCCAACGCCCTGCAGCGGCCCAAGCGCTTCTTCGGCGCCGCCCGCAACGTGGAGGAGGGCGGGTCGCTCACCATCATCGCCACCGCGCTGATCGACACCGGCAGCCGCATGGACGAGGTGATCTTCGAAGAGTTCAAGGGCACCGGCAACTCGGAGATCGTGCTGGACCGCAAGCTCTCCGACAAGCGCACCTTCCCGGCCATCGACATCTCCAAGTCGGGCACCCGCAAGGAGGAGCTGCTGGTCGACAAGGGCACCATGTCGAAGATGTGGATCCTGCGCCGCATCCTGATGCCGATGGGCGTGACCGACGCGGTCGACTTCCTGGTCGACAAGCTGAAGCACACCAAGTCGAACAACGAGTTCTTCGAGAGCATGAACCAGTAG
- the secB gene encoding protein-export chaperone SecB, which produces MSDQMSNGAEQQQQASSLPMHVLAQYVKDLSFENPNAPQSLLPNQPQPQVNIGVDVQGQKVGEDIYELTLNLRCEARQGEAVAFLVELSYGALFQFPGLPEEHHRPVLMIEGARMIFPFARAIVSSATREGGFPPLMINPIDFAELYHRQSAQQAEQPQQPPF; this is translated from the coding sequence ATGTCCGATCAGATGAGCAACGGCGCCGAGCAGCAGCAGCAGGCGTCCTCGCTGCCGATGCATGTCCTCGCGCAGTATGTGAAGGACCTCTCGTTCGAGAACCCCAACGCCCCGCAGAGCCTGCTGCCCAACCAGCCGCAGCCGCAGGTGAACATCGGCGTCGACGTCCAGGGTCAGAAGGTCGGCGAAGACATCTACGAGCTGACGCTGAACCTGCGTTGCGAAGCCCGCCAGGGCGAGGCCGTGGCCTTCCTGGTCGAGTTGTCCTATGGCGCCCTGTTCCAGTTCCCCGGCCTGCCGGAAGAGCATCACCGCCCGGTGCTGATGATCGAAGGCGCCCGGATGATCTTCCCGTTCGCCCGCGCCATCGTGTCCAGCGCGACCCGCGAAGGCGGCTTCCCGCCGCTGATGATCAACCCGATCGACTTCGCCGAGCTGTATCACCGCCAGTCGGCCCAGCAGGCCGAACAGCCGCAGCAGCCCCCGTTCTGA
- a CDS encoding FxsA family protein: MNPLLLILILPILEIVGFIQVGDWIGAGPTIGLLILSAVVGVILVRHRGLAALTRAQAAAARGETPIGTVLDGFCEVLAGILLIIPGFLTDILGLLLLIRPLRRGMGRWFLRRAGAGMSVFTMGGTTADGRHGFGHGGFGQPGFGSGDARRADDPFRPAPGVIDVDYRDVTPGEDGTGDGKDDGKDAGKDHGKDDADAPRLTDSQWGKNRPDERR; the protein is encoded by the coding sequence ATGAATCCCCTGCTGTTGATCCTTATTCTGCCGATCCTGGAGATCGTCGGATTCATCCAGGTCGGCGACTGGATCGGCGCCGGGCCAACCATCGGGCTGCTGATCCTGTCGGCGGTGGTCGGCGTGATACTGGTCCGCCACCGTGGCCTTGCGGCGCTGACCCGTGCGCAGGCCGCGGCGGCCCGCGGCGAAACACCGATCGGTACGGTGCTGGACGGCTTCTGCGAAGTGCTGGCCGGCATTCTGCTGATCATCCCCGGTTTCCTGACAGACATACTGGGGCTGCTCCTGCTGATCCGCCCGCTGCGCCGGGGCATGGGCCGCTGGTTCCTCCGCCGCGCCGGCGCCGGCATGTCGGTCTTCACCATGGGCGGGACCACCGCCGACGGGCGGCACGGCTTCGGACATGGTGGTTTCGGCCAGCCGGGATTCGGATCCGGCGATGCCCGCCGCGCCGACGATCCCTTCCGCCCCGCGCCCGGTGTGATCGACGTGGATTACCGCGACGTCACGCCCGGAGAGGACGGAACAGGCGATGGAAAGGATGATGGAAAGGACGCTGGTAAGGACCATGGGAAGGACGATGCCGATGCGCCGCGGCTGACCGATTCCCAATGGGGGAAGAACCGCCCGGATGAGCGGCGCTGA
- a CDS encoding Tim44/TimA family putative adaptor protein — MGDGFVFIEIVIFAMIAAFLVYRLRSVLGRRTGEERQRPNPFTPAPGAAKPDNVVPLPDRNRPRPDVAVSPDEPLSLAASIDQIRAADPNFDEKHFLEGAKAAFAMIVDAFARGDTATLRPLLADDVYESFARVIRDRQAAGEQHEARIEFVREAEVVEARLDASYTAFVTVRLVTDQINVVRDRDGAVIDGDPKEVVENVDVWTFARNLRSRDPNWALVEVRPVQ; from the coding sequence ATGGGAGATGGGTTCGTGTTCATCGAGATCGTGATCTTCGCGATGATCGCGGCCTTCCTCGTCTATCGGCTGCGCAGCGTTCTGGGCCGACGGACGGGGGAGGAGCGTCAACGCCCCAACCCCTTCACCCCGGCCCCCGGGGCGGCGAAGCCCGACAATGTCGTGCCTCTGCCCGACCGCAACCGGCCGCGTCCTGATGTCGCAGTCTCGCCGGACGAGCCGCTGTCGCTGGCCGCCTCCATCGACCAGATCCGCGCCGCCGACCCGAACTTCGACGAAAAGCACTTCCTGGAAGGCGCCAAGGCCGCTTTCGCCATGATCGTCGATGCCTTTGCCCGTGGCGACACCGCGACGCTGCGTCCGCTGCTGGCCGACGATGTGTACGAGAGCTTCGCCCGCGTCATCCGCGATCGTCAGGCTGCCGGAGAGCAGCACGAGGCCCGCATCGAGTTCGTGCGCGAGGCCGAAGTGGTGGAAGCCAGGCTGGACGCCTCCTATACCGCCTTCGTCACCGTGCGTCTGGTCACCGATCAGATCAATGTGGTGCGCGACCGCGACGGCGCCGTGATCGACGGCGATCCCAAGGAAGTGGTGGAGAACGTCGACGTCTGGACCTTCGCCCGCAATCTCCGCTCGCGCGACCCGAACTGGGCGCTGGTCGAGGTGCGGCCGGTTCAGTGA
- the mltA gene encoding murein transglycosylase A — MTFPNRTVSSAIALLGAVAFLFSACTPKEEAKREEAKPPDALTLAPLTFAELPGWRTDPVAQAVPALARSCARFRTLPPDRPVGPNGVAGTIGDWQRPCAQLADLPAGDDAARAFFEENFTPYAVGNNGVREGLFTGYYEPELEGSRRRHPAYPVPLYRRPADLVMVDLGDFSDRWRGERTAGRVVDGRLKPYEDRAAITAGSLRDKGLELVWVKDPIGAFFLQIQGSGRIRLAEGGEMRVGYAAQNGHKYVAIGKELIDRGELKREEVSLQTIRAWLFANPDQAAAVMNVNPSYVFFQPLSGDGPNGAQGVALTPGRSLAVDSKFMPYGAPVWLDAEDPMDAGQRLQRLMIAQDTGGAIRGPVRGDVFWGHGEEAEQKAGVMKSRGSYALLLPKTVAAAAGG; from the coding sequence ATGACTTTCCCCAATCGTACCGTATCCAGCGCCATCGCCCTCCTCGGGGCGGTGGCGTTCCTGTTTTCGGCCTGCACGCCGAAGGAAGAAGCGAAGCGGGAGGAGGCCAAGCCGCCCGACGCCCTGACGCTGGCGCCGCTGACCTTTGCCGAGCTTCCGGGCTGGCGGACGGATCCGGTCGCCCAGGCGGTCCCGGCGCTCGCCCGCTCCTGCGCGCGCTTCAGGACGCTGCCGCCGGACCGGCCGGTCGGGCCCAACGGGGTGGCCGGCACCATCGGCGACTGGCAGCGCCCCTGCGCCCAGCTGGCGGATCTGCCGGCCGGCGACGATGCCGCCCGCGCGTTCTTCGAAGAGAATTTCACCCCCTACGCCGTCGGCAACAACGGCGTGCGCGAGGGCCTGTTCACCGGCTATTACGAGCCTGAGCTCGAAGGCAGCCGCCGGCGGCATCCGGCTTATCCGGTGCCTCTCTACCGCCGTCCGGCGGATCTGGTGATGGTCGATCTCGGCGACTTCTCCGACCGCTGGCGCGGGGAACGCACCGCCGGCCGGGTGGTGGACGGGCGGCTGAAGCCCTATGAGGACCGCGCGGCCATCACCGCCGGCTCGCTCAGGGACAAGGGGCTGGAACTGGTCTGGGTGAAGGACCCGATCGGCGCCTTCTTCCTGCAAATCCAGGGATCGGGCCGGATCCGGCTTGCGGAAGGCGGCGAGATGCGCGTGGGTTACGCCGCGCAGAACGGCCACAAATACGTCGCCATCGGCAAGGAGCTGATCGACCGCGGCGAGTTGAAGCGGGAAGAGGTCTCGCTCCAGACCATCCGCGCCTGGCTGTTCGCCAATCCCGACCAGGCGGCGGCGGTGATGAACGTCAACCCGTCCTACGTCTTCTTCCAGCCGCTGAGCGGCGACGGCCCGAACGGCGCCCAGGGTGTGGCGCTGACCCCCGGCCGCAGCCTGGCGGTGGACTCCAAATTCATGCCCTACGGCGCGCCGGTCTGGCTGGACGCCGAGGATCCCATGGACGCCGGTCAGCGTCTGCAACGCTTGATGATCGCCCAGGACACCGGCGGGGCCATCCGCGGCCCGGTGCGCGGCGACGTCTTCTGGGGCCATGGCGAGGAGGCGGAGCAGAAGGCCGGGGTTATGAAGAGCCGTGGGAGCTATGCGTTGCTGCTGCCGAAGACGGTGGCGGCAGCTGCAGGCGGGTAG
- the hslU gene encoding ATP-dependent protease ATPase subunit HslU produces MTTQTASVSADTAAFSPREIVSELDRYIVGQNDAKRAVAIALRNRWRRQQLPEGLREEVLPKNILMIGPTGVGKTEIARRLAKLAQAPFLKVEATKFTEVGYVGRDVEQIVRDLVEAAIGLTRERLRKEVAAKAELRAEERVLDALCGDSASAETRAKFRKMLREGTLNDKEIEVQVADTGAGSMPTFDIPGMPGAQMGMLNLNDMFGKMMGGRTKTRRMSVAESHGVLMAEESDKLLDQEKVVAEAIRAVEQNGIVFLDEIDKISARSDARGADVSREGVQRDLLPLIEGTTVSTKHGPVKTDHILFIASGAFHVAKPSDLLPELQGRLPIRVELKALSQDDFKRILTEPEASLIRQYKALMKTEEVDLVFTDDSIDELARLAAEINGSVENIGARRLHTVLERLLEEISFAASDRAGETITIDAALVRERVGGLAKNADLSKFIL; encoded by the coding sequence ATGACGACCCAGACCGCTTCCGTGTCCGCCGACACCGCCGCCTTCAGCCCGCGCGAGATCGTCTCCGAACTCGACCGTTACATCGTCGGCCAGAACGACGCCAAGCGCGCGGTCGCCATCGCGCTGCGCAACCGCTGGCGCCGGCAGCAGCTGCCGGAGGGGCTGCGGGAAGAGGTGCTGCCGAAGAACATCCTGATGATCGGCCCGACCGGCGTCGGCAAGACCGAGATCGCCCGCCGCCTCGCCAAGCTGGCCCAGGCCCCCTTCCTGAAGGTGGAGGCGACCAAGTTCACCGAGGTCGGCTATGTCGGGCGCGACGTGGAACAGATCGTCCGCGATCTGGTGGAGGCCGCCATCGGCCTGACCCGCGAGCGGCTGCGCAAGGAGGTCGCCGCCAAGGCGGAGCTGCGCGCCGAGGAGCGGGTGCTCGACGCGCTGTGCGGCGACAGCGCCAGTGCCGAGACGCGCGCCAAGTTCCGCAAGATGCTGCGCGAAGGCACGCTGAACGACAAGGAGATCGAAGTCCAGGTGGCCGACACCGGGGCGGGCTCCATGCCGACCTTCGACATCCCCGGCATGCCGGGCGCCCAGATGGGCATGCTGAACCTGAACGACATGTTCGGCAAGATGATGGGCGGCCGCACCAAGACCCGCCGCATGTCGGTCGCCGAGAGCCACGGCGTGCTGATGGCCGAGGAGTCCGACAAGCTGCTGGACCAGGAGAAGGTGGTTGCGGAGGCGATCCGCGCGGTCGAGCAGAACGGCATCGTCTTCCTGGACGAGATCGACAAGATCTCCGCCCGCTCGGACGCCCGCGGCGCCGATGTCAGCCGCGAGGGCGTTCAGCGCGACCTGCTGCCGCTGATCGAGGGCACCACCGTCTCGACCAAGCATGGCCCGGTCAAGACCGACCACATCCTGTTCATCGCGTCGGGCGCCTTCCATGTCGCCAAGCCGTCGGACCTTCTGCCCGAACTACAGGGCCGCCTGCCGATCCGCGTCGAGTTGAAGGCGCTGAGCCAGGACGACTTCAAGCGCATCCTGACCGAGCCGGAGGCCAGCCTGATCCGCCAGTACAAGGCGCTGATGAAGACGGAGGAGGTCGATCTGGTCTTCACCGACGACAGCATCGACGAGCTGGCCCGGCTGGCGGCGGAGATCAACGGCTCCGTCGAGAACATCGGCGCGCGGCGCCTTCACACGGTGCTGGAACGCCTGCTGGAGGAAATCAGCTTCGCCGCCAGCGACCGCGCCGGAGAGACCATCACCATCGACGCCGCCCTGGTGCGGGAACGGGTCGGCGGGCTGGCGAAGAACGCGGACCTGTCGAAGTTCATCCTGTGA
- the hslV gene encoding ATP-dependent protease subunit HslV, with product MTYPASNPHDPIQWHGTTILSVRKNGQVVIAGDGQVSVGPTVMKANARKVRWLAGGTVMAGFAGATADALTLFERLEGKLEQYPGQLTRACVEMAKDWRTDRYLRRLEAMMAVADRNVSLVLTGNGDVLEPEDGLIGIGSGGSYALSAARALIDIDGMDAEAVARKAMKIAAGICVYTNENVTLEKL from the coding sequence ATGACCTACCCAGCGTCCAATCCACACGATCCCATCCAATGGCACGGCACCACCATCCTGTCCGTGCGCAAGAACGGTCAGGTGGTGATCGCCGGCGACGGGCAGGTCTCGGTCGGCCCAACGGTGATGAAGGCCAACGCGCGCAAGGTCCGCTGGCTGGCCGGCGGCACGGTGATGGCCGGTTTCGCCGGCGCCACCGCCGACGCGCTGACCCTGTTCGAGCGGCTCGAAGGCAAGCTGGAGCAGTATCCCGGCCAGCTGACCCGCGCCTGTGTCGAGATGGCCAAGGACTGGCGCACCGACCGCTATCTTCGGCGGCTGGAAGCGATGATGGCGGTGGCCGACAGGAATGTCAGCCTCGTGCTGACCGGCAACGGCGACGTGCTGGAGCCGGAGGACGGGCTGATCGGCATCGGTTCCGGCGGATCCTATGCCCTGTCGGCGGCGCGCGCGCTGATCGACATCGACGGGATGGATGCGGAGGCGGTGGCGCGCAAGGCGATGAAGATCGCCGCCGGCATCTGCGTCTACACCAACGAAAACGTCACCCTGGAAAAGCTGTGA
- a CDS encoding S1C family serine protease, with protein sequence MAPPPQGGRTAPPVAAGTTAPLRFGELAIGSMRRGMQIGRYVWGIDCAPPYDDVYWTSGVNMRRGSTFEERFSEVMTAAGFDVVGRPGGPDSPDGNRSRARFTVQGDLRDVQLELCNRVNWLTGSSKGSSGTGSVRVEWTVYDTRGGGLVHRIVTTGATTQERGVPQGDTLLVEEAFAAAVEALAADAGFRALLSGGALPAPAALPAAMVSTPAPAGSGPVPLTPETSSPTPALASPALSPPSLPAGRLLLRSGGGSGRAASARVTVGGSAGVFHGLVIGQTDVAGEVQSVLLAPLPGSDPTVTVRPARGVELTGWVVGRDAASGLALVRVPARLTALPLRTRSLRVSEPVRAIPGGRGKEVAGIVGGLQAGESRGATLIQADLGSAALFTAVTEAGDPLLDGDGMLAGVAPSTGRSVATPAGLVEFLAIGPLLDRLGADPVGLDPVGLDPAGQYPAGSGATSPPSKQDRLDRNRAREIERKRQGRGKPSDAWADPWAEDWELDGDVLDGDRAPPT encoded by the coding sequence ATGGCTCCGCCTCCGCAGGGCGGCAGAACGGCGCCGCCGGTCGCCGCCGGCACCACCGCCCCGCTCCGTTTCGGCGAGCTTGCCATCGGGTCGATGCGGCGCGGGATGCAGATCGGCCGCTATGTCTGGGGCATCGACTGCGCCCCGCCCTATGACGACGTCTATTGGACCAGCGGCGTCAACATGCGGCGCGGCTCCACCTTCGAGGAGCGGTTCAGCGAGGTGATGACCGCCGCCGGCTTCGATGTCGTCGGGCGGCCCGGCGGTCCCGACAGCCCCGACGGCAACCGCAGCCGCGCCCGCTTCACCGTACAGGGCGACCTGCGCGACGTGCAGCTGGAGCTGTGCAACCGTGTCAACTGGCTGACCGGCAGCAGCAAGGGCAGTTCGGGCACCGGCAGCGTCAGGGTGGAATGGACGGTCTACGACACGCGCGGCGGCGGGCTCGTCCACCGCATCGTCACCACCGGCGCCACGACGCAGGAGCGCGGCGTGCCCCAGGGCGACACCCTGCTGGTGGAGGAGGCCTTCGCCGCGGCGGTGGAGGCGCTCGCCGCCGATGCGGGGTTCCGCGCCCTGCTGTCCGGCGGCGCCCTGCCCGCTCCGGCGGCACTGCCGGCCGCGATGGTTTCCACGCCGGCACCGGCCGGATCCGGGCCCGTTCCGCTGACGCCGGAAACCTCCAGTCCGACCCCGGCCTTGGCGTCCCCTGCCCTGTCGCCCCCTTCCCTGCCGGCCGGCCGTCTTCTGCTGCGGAGCGGGGGCGGATCCGGCCGGGCGGCGTCGGCGCGGGTGACGGTCGGCGGATCGGCGGGCGTTTTCCATGGGCTGGTGATCGGCCAGACCGATGTGGCGGGCGAAGTGCAGTCCGTTCTGCTGGCTCCCCTCCCCGGATCCGACCCCACCGTGACCGTCCGCCCGGCGCGCGGGGTGGAACTGACCGGCTGGGTGGTCGGGCGCGACGCGGCGAGCGGCCTCGCACTGGTGAGGGTGCCGGCGCGTCTGACCGCCCTTCCCCTCCGCACCCGGAGCCTGCGCGTCAGCGAACCGGTGCGGGCGATCCCCGGTGGACGGGGCAAGGAGGTCGCGGGCATCGTCGGCGGCCTGCAAGCCGGAGAGAGCCGCGGCGCCACGCTGATCCAGGCGGATCTGGGCTCCGCCGCCCTGTTCACGGCGGTGACGGAGGCCGGCGATCCGCTGCTGGATGGCGACGGCATGCTGGCCGGCGTGGCGCCCTCCACCGGCCGTTCCGTCGCCACGCCGGCCGGGCTGGTCGAGTTCCTGGCGATCGGGCCACTGCTCGACCGGCTGGGGGCGGATCCAGTTGGCCTAGATCCAGTTGGCCTAGATCCGGCTGGCCAGTATCCGGCCGGGTCAGGCGCAACCTCTCCCCCGTCCAAACAGGACCGGCTGGACCGCAACCGGGCTCGGGAAATCGAACGGAAGCGGCAGGGACGCGGCAAACCCTCCGACGCCTGGGCAGATCCGTGGGCGGAGGATTGGGAGCTTGACGGCGATGTGCTTGACGGGGACCGCGCCCCTCCCACATAG